A section of the Penaeus chinensis breed Huanghai No. 1 chromosome 17, ASM1920278v2, whole genome shotgun sequence genome encodes:
- the LOC125034181 gene encoding zinc finger protein 674-like — MMYEGSTGMQLCNKEFTKVYIKEEHDFDLDEKTSLKIKEERHFAVSDRNTVCIKEEYDVDVKDEYQYFEEIESQDNMRGTCRESDDDNCLRNGKEGVDADPLSTFVCVVCGMPFSTKCDLEIHQQIHVGGKSLSCNVCRASFVEESHFLLHVKGHSAGSPLRCAICSKTFPKKCKLLIHMRVHTGDKPYSCEVCSKKFSQKGTLGTHMRIHAGQKPFSCDICNKKFSQKGHQVRHMRVHTDEKPYSCEICSKNFSQKDSLVTHMRVHTGEKPYICKLCHKDFFWKNGLVRHMRQHTGDS; from the coding sequence ATGATGTACGAGGGAAGTACTGGCATGCAGCTTTGCAACAAGGAATTCACCAAAGTCTATATTAAAGAAGAACATGACTTTGATCTTGATGAAAAGACCAGtttgaaaataaaagaggagaggcaTTTTGCTGTGAGTGACAGAAATACAGTTTGTATTAAGGAGGAGTATGATGTGGATGTTAAAGATGAATACCAGTATTTTGAGGAAATTGAGAGCCAGGACAATATGAGAGGAACTTGTAGGGAGAGTGATGACGACAATTGTTTGCGCAACGGGAAGGAAGGTGTGGATGCAGATCCTCTATCcacttttgtttgtgttgtttgtgggaTGCCATTCTCCACAAAGTGTGATCTAGAAATCCACCAGCAAATACATGTGGGAGGAAAGAGCTTGAGTTGTAATGTGTGCAGAGCATCTTTTGTAGAAGAGAGCCACTTCCTGTTGCATGTGAAAGGACACTCTGCTGGCAGTCCTTTGAGATGTGCAATTTGCAGCAAAACTTTCCCAAAGAAGTGTAAACTACTGATACACATGAGAGTCCATACTGGGGACAAGCCTTATAGCTGCGAGGTCTGCAGCAAAAAGTTCTCCCAAAAGGGCACACTGGGAACGCACATGAGAATACATGCAGGACAGAAACCATTCAGCTGTGACATCTGCAACAAAAAGTTTTCTCAAAAGGGTCATCAAGTGaggcacatgagagtacataccGATGAAAAGCCTTATAGTTGTGAGATATGCAGTAAAAATTTCTCTCAGAAAGATAGCCTGGTAACCCACATGAGAGTTCATACAGGTGAGAAGCCCTATATTTGTAAACTTTGTCACAAAGATTTCTTTTGGAAAAATGGTCTTGTGAGGCACATGAGACAACACACAGGTGATAGTTAG